Proteins encoded within one genomic window of Oscillospiraceae bacterium:
- the fusA gene encoding elongation factor G has protein sequence MPRTHKIDLYRNIGIMAHIDAGKTTTTERILFYTGVNYKLGETHEGAATMDWMAQEQERGITITSAATTCYWKNHRINIIDTPGHVDFTVEVERSLRVLDGSVTVFCAKGGVEPQSETVWRQADKYQVPRMAYVNKMDIMGADFYRVVAMMKERLKCNAVPIQLPIGSEDTFKGIIDLVEMKAYIYYDDLGKDIRCEEIPEDMKELAEKYHQEMLESVAEQDEDIMMKYLDGEQLTIEEIKKVIRKATIANDMVPVTCGTSYKNKGVQKLLDAVIDYMPSPVDIPAIKGVDEKTGEETERKADDNEPFSALAFKIATDPFVGRITFFRVYSGHVETGATVLNATKDSRERFGRIVQMHANDRKDITEVYAGDIAAAVGLKNTTTGDTLCDEKHPVILESMEFPEPVIRVAIEPKTKAGQEKMGIGLSKLAEEDPTFRTYTDEDSGQTIIAGMGELHLEIIVDRLLREFKVEANIGNPQVAYKETIRKSADVDMKYARQSGGKGQYGHVKIILEPNESGKGYEFINKIVGGAIPKEYIPAVDAGIRGAMQSGVVAGYPVVDCKVTLYDGSYHEVDSSEMAFKIAGSMAFKEAMRKSDPALMEPIMKVVVITPEEYLGDVIGDLNSRRGMIQGMETISGGAQEVTAHVPLSGMFGYATDMRSKTQGRGQYSMEPSHYTEVPKNIQEQIISTRAKKND, from the coding sequence ATGCCACGTACTCATAAGATTGACTTATATAGAAATATCGGTATAATGGCTCATATTGATGCAGGTAAAACTACCACAACAGAAAGAATACTTTTTTATACCGGTGTTAATTATAAGTTAGGCGAAACCCACGAGGGCGCCGCTACAATGGACTGGATGGCGCAGGAGCAGGAAAGAGGTATTACAATTACTTCTGCTGCTACTACTTGCTATTGGAAAAACCATAGAATTAACATCATTGACACTCCCGGACACGTTGACTTTACCGTTGAGGTTGAGCGTTCTCTTCGTGTTCTCGACGGCTCTGTTACAGTATTTTGTGCTAAAGGCGGCGTTGAGCCCCAGTCTGAAACCGTATGGCGTCAGGCTGATAAGTACCAGGTACCCCGTATGGCTTATGTAAATAAGATGGATATTATGGGTGCTGACTTCTACAGAGTTGTAGCAATGATGAAGGAAAGACTCAAGTGTAACGCAGTTCCGATTCAGCTTCCTATCGGAAGTGAAGATACCTTTAAGGGAATTATTGACCTTGTTGAAATGAAAGCATATATTTATTATGATGATTTAGGCAAGGATATCCGTTGCGAAGAAATTCCCGAGGATATGAAGGAATTAGCTGAGAAATACCATCAGGAAATGCTTGAGAGTGTAGCTGAGCAGGACGAAGATATTATGATGAAATATCTTGACGGCGAACAGCTCACAATCGAGGAAATCAAGAAGGTTATCCGTAAGGCTACTATTGCCAACGATATGGTTCCCGTAACCTGCGGAACATCATATAAGAATAAGGGCGTTCAGAAGCTTCTTGACGCTGTTATTGATTATATGCCCTCTCCTGTAGACATTCCCGCTATCAAAGGTGTGGATGAGAAAACAGGTGAGGAAACAGAAAGAAAGGCTGACGATAATGAACCCTTCTCAGCACTTGCTTTCAAAATTGCAACTGACCCCTTTGTTGGACGTATTACTTTCTTCAGAGTATACTCCGGCCATGTAGAGACAGGTGCAACAGTATTAAATGCTACTAAAGACAGCCGTGAGCGTTTCGGACGTATAGTTCAGATGCACGCAAACGACAGAAAAGATATTACCGAGGTTTATGCAGGTGATATTGCTGCTGCCGTTGGTCTTAAAAATACCACAACAGGTGATACTCTCTGTGATGAGAAGCATCCTGTTATCTTGGAATCAATGGAATTCCCGGAGCCTGTTATCCGTGTTGCTATTGAGCCTAAGACAAAAGCAGGACAGGAGAAGATGGGTATCGGTCTTTCAAAGCTTGCTGAAGAAGACCCCACCTTCAGAACCTACACAGACGAAGATTCCGGCCAGACTATTATTGCAGGTATGGGTGAGCTTCACCTTGAAATTATCGTTGACAGACTTCTTCGTGAATTTAAAGTAGAAGCAAACATCGGTAATCCTCAGGTTGCTTACAAGGAGACAATCCGCAAATCTGCAGACGTAGATATGAAATATGCAAGACAGTCAGGTGGTAAAGGTCAGTACGGTCACGTTAAGATTATTCTTGAGCCCAACGAGTCCGGTAAGGGCTATGAGTTCATCAATAAGATTGTCGGCGGTGCTATTCCTAAGGAATATATCCCCGCTGTTGATGCCGGTATCCGCGGCGCTATGCAGTCCGGTGTTGTTGCAGGCTATCCTGTTGTTGACTGTAAAGTAACACTTTACGATGGATCTTACCATGAGGTTGACTCATCAGAAATGGCATTTAAGATTGCCGGTTCAATGGCATTCAAAGAGGCTATGCGTAAGTCAGATCCTGCACTTATGGAGCCTATTATGAAGGTTGTTGTTATTACTCCCGAGGAATATCTCGGTGACGTTATCGGTGACCTTAACTCCCGCCGTGGTATGATACAGGGTATGGAAACCATTTCAGGCGGAGCTCAGGAAGTTACAGCTCACGTTCCGCTTTCCGGAATGTTCGGTTATGCAACTGATATGCGTTCCAAGACTCAGGGTAGAGGTCAGTATTCTATGGAGCCCAGCCACTATACTGAAGTTCCTAAGAATATTCAGGAGCAAATTATAAGCACTCGCGCTAAAAAGAACGACTAA
- a CDS encoding GtrA family protein → MMGFKIKELLTQIIKFGFTGVICFIIDYCVLLLLTEIFGVNYLISSAISFAVSVIVNYILSVKFVFSVDKEASKGRNFILFIVFSVMGLGLNQLLMWLGVDIMLLDYKLVKIGATAVVMCFNFITRKLFLEKK, encoded by the coding sequence ATGATGGGTTTTAAAATCAAAGAACTATTGACTCAAATAATAAAATTCGGGTTTACAGGTGTTATTTGTTTTATTATTGACTACTGTGTTTTGCTGTTACTGACAGAGATTTTTGGGGTAAACTATCTTATTTCCTCTGCTATCTCCTTTGCTGTATCAGTTATAGTCAATTACATTTTAAGCGTTAAATTCGTTTTCAGTGTGGATAAAGAAGCTTCTAAGGGGCGCAATTTTATATTGTTTATTGTTTTCAGCGTTATGGGCTTAGGACTTAATCAGCTGCTTATGTGGCTTGGCGTTGACATAATGCTGCTGGATTACAAGCTTGTAAAAATAGGCGCAACTGCTGTAGTTATGTGCTTTAATTTTATTACAAGAAAGCTTTTTTTAGAAAAGAAATAA
- a CDS encoding MATE family efflux transporter, protein MLDRKGDSNIMSNAKLSKDLTKGSIPKQLFFLTIPFMLSNAMQVLYSTIDMIIVGKYVGTAGLSAVSQSSLILNFATMICLGFSNGGQVVVSQALGSGKRKELNEIIGTLFTIILSIGVIFSLLILILKNQVIDIMKIPDESISMSSDYMIICGLGLVFTAGYNMVSAVLRGMGDSKRPFLFILIASVVNLVLDIVFTGFLGFGVAGAAWATIIGQGVSFLFSLYYLHKNKEDFGFDFKLASLKPVKKYVKMIVDLGTPMAIQSGFINISMLYVNSMVNSLGVVQSATFGVGMRIDDISNKVSQGMQYAAIPMIAQNISAKEIKRAKSVVWYTWLFSVIFTVIFLTIYICFGKELFMMFSEDVAVHELSSTFISAIVWMFPAFTIMRGSGAFIQGIGNAKLGMVLAILDGVVLRIGFSWLFGIYFNMGFYGFVLGYGLAPYGFAIPSMIYFLMGRWKKRRILADDI, encoded by the coding sequence ATGCTTGACAGAAAAGGCGATAGTAATATAATGAGTAACGCTAAATTATCAAAGGATTTAACAAAGGGCAGTATTCCAAAACAATTATTTTTTCTTACAATACCTTTTATGCTGTCCAATGCTATGCAGGTACTGTATTCTACGATAGATATGATTATTGTAGGTAAATATGTAGGTACAGCGGGGCTTTCTGCAGTATCCCAGAGCAGTCTTATACTGAATTTTGCAACTATGATTTGTCTTGGCTTTTCAAATGGGGGACAGGTAGTTGTTTCGCAGGCATTGGGCTCGGGAAAAAGAAAAGAATTAAATGAAATTATAGGAACGCTTTTTACCATTATTTTATCAATAGGAGTTATTTTCTCTTTATTGATTTTAATATTAAAAAATCAAGTAATTGATATTATGAAAATTCCCGACGAATCAATTTCAATGTCCTCTGATTATATGATAATATGCGGTTTAGGACTTGTTTTTACGGCGGGCTATAATATGGTTTCGGCTGTGCTTCGAGGTATGGGGGACAGTAAAAGGCCTTTTTTATTTATTCTTATTGCATCGGTGGTAAATCTGGTGCTTGACATTGTTTTCACAGGCTTTTTAGGCTTTGGAGTGGCGGGTGCTGCTTGGGCAACTATCATAGGTCAGGGAGTATCTTTCCTGTTTTCTCTTTATTATTTACATAAAAATAAAGAGGACTTTGGATTTGATTTTAAGCTTGCAAGCTTAAAGCCTGTAAAAAAATATGTAAAAATGATAGTTGATTTGGGAACGCCAATGGCAATACAGTCAGGCTTTATCAATATTTCTATGCTGTATGTAAATTCTATGGTAAACAGTTTGGGTGTTGTACAGTCGGCAACCTTTGGTGTAGGAATGAGAATTGACGATATTTCAAACAAAGTTTCTCAAGGAATGCAGTATGCGGCAATACCTATGATAGCGCAAAATATAAGCGCAAAAGAAATTAAAAGAGCAAAAAGCGTTGTATGGTATACGTGGCTTTTTTCAGTAATATTTACAGTTATTTTCTTAACAATTTATATTTGCTTCGGAAAAGAGCTTTTCATGATGTTTTCCGAGGATGTAGCGGTACATGAGCTTTCAAGTACCTTTATTTCCGCTATTGTATGGATGTTTCCTGCTTTTACAATAATGAGAGGCTCGGGTGCTTTTATCCAAGGAATAGGAAACGCAAAATTAGGTATGGTTCTGGCTATTTTAGACGGGGTTGTGCTTCGTATAGGCTTTAGCTGGCTTTTTGGAATTTACTTTAATATGGGCTTTTACGGCTTTGTTTTAGGTTACGGTCTTGCGCCCTACGGCTTTGCAATCCCCAGTATGATTTATTTTCTTATGGGAAGATGGAAAAAGAGAAGGATACTTGCTGACGATATATAA
- a CDS encoding 50S ribosomal protein L7ae-like protein, which yields MLNEKHVVGIKQVTRALKKNEATKVFIAEDAAQGYTEPIVLLCNEKGVPVEKVPTMQALGEMFKIEVGSSVAAYIKNI from the coding sequence ATGCTTAATGAAAAACACGTGGTAGGAATTAAGCAGGTAACTCGGGCGCTTAAGAAGAATGAAGCTACTAAAGTTTTTATAGCGGAGGATGCGGCGCAAGGCTATACCGAGCCGATAGTTCTTCTTTGCAACGAAAAGGGAGTTCCTGTTGAAAAGGTACCTACAATGCAGGCGTTGGGTGAAATGTTCAAAATTGAAGTAGGTTCGTCCGTTGCTGCATATATTAAAAACATTTAA
- a CDS encoding STAS domain-containing protein: MEEIFKPKIISCIKNYSKSQLIKDIVAGIIVAIIALPLSIALALASGVNPEQGIYTAIIAGFVIALLGGSNVQISGPTAAFATIVAGIVAKNGMGGLAVATIMAGIILIVMGLCKFGKMIKFIPFTITTGFTFGIALTLVIGQLKDFFGLTYTKSPIETLEKLEQAIVCFKTFNWQAMLIGVIALAILIICPKFLKKIPASLIAVIFTAAIVKLFNMNVNTIGSLYEISAGLPSLSLPSVSFETVKNVLPDAFTIAILAAIESLLSCVVSDSMTGTKHNSNTELIAQGAGNICSALFGGIPATGAIARTAANVKNGGKTPVSGIVHAIVLFIILALLIPYAQLIPMPAIAAILFVVAYNMSEWREFIHLVKTSPKSDIFILILTFSLTVIFDLVVAIGIGIVLTAILFMARMSAVTNIRKWTYSIEDQKNSINVPSDVFVYEISGPMFFGAADKIAELHTTDAKVVILRMSDVPALDATAVHKIQALIEKCNNKNIRLLFSHVNQQPMKVLKKAGIYKQVGSENFCSNIYVALEEAENFINTKE, translated from the coding sequence GTGGAAGAGATATTTAAGCCTAAAATAATTTCCTGTATTAAAAATTATTCTAAAAGTCAATTGATAAAGGATATCGTTGCAGGAATTATTGTTGCTATTATTGCCTTACCTTTATCTATCGCCCTTGCCTTAGCTTCGGGGGTAAATCCTGAGCAAGGTATTTATACAGCGATTATTGCAGGCTTTGTTATTGCCCTTTTAGGCGGAAGTAATGTTCAGATTTCTGGACCTACCGCTGCCTTTGCAACTATTGTTGCGGGCATAGTTGCCAAAAACGGTATGGGAGGACTTGCCGTTGCTACTATTATGGCAGGTATTATCCTTATTGTTATGGGGCTTTGTAAATTCGGTAAAATGATAAAATTTATCCCCTTTACAATTACTACGGGCTTTACCTTTGGTATTGCCCTGACTCTTGTAATAGGTCAGCTTAAGGATTTCTTTGGCCTTACATATACAAAATCCCCCATTGAAACATTGGAAAAGCTTGAACAGGCTATTGTCTGCTTTAAGACTTTTAATTGGCAGGCTATGCTTATAGGCGTTATTGCTTTAGCTATTCTTATTATTTGTCCTAAATTTTTGAAAAAAATCCCCGCTTCGCTTATTGCCGTTATATTTACTGCTGCCATTGTAAAGCTTTTCAATATGAATGTAAATACTATCGGCTCTCTTTATGAGATTTCCGCAGGCCTTCCCTCTTTAAGCTTGCCCTCAGTTTCTTTTGAAACTGTAAAAAATGTTTTGCCCGATGCTTTTACTATTGCTATTTTAGCGGCTATTGAGTCCCTTCTTTCCTGTGTTGTGTCTGACTCTATGACAGGTACTAAGCACAACTCCAATACTGAGCTTATTGCTCAGGGCGCAGGAAACATTTGCTCTGCTCTTTTTGGCGGTATTCCCGCTACAGGCGCTATTGCACGTACTGCTGCAAACGTTAAAAACGGCGGTAAAACTCCTGTTTCAGGAATAGTTCACGCAATAGTTTTATTTATTATTCTTGCTCTGCTTATCCCTTATGCACAGCTTATTCCTATGCCTGCAATTGCCGCTATCCTTTTCGTTGTAGCTTACAATATGAGCGAGTGGCGTGAGTTTATCCATTTAGTAAAAACCTCGCCCAAAAGCGATATTTTTATACTGATTTTAACCTTCTCCCTCACCGTTATTTTCGATTTGGTTGTGGCTATCGGTATCGGCATTGTTTTGACAGCTATTTTATTTATGGCACGTATGTCTGCGGTAACCAATATCCGAAAATGGACTTATTCTATTGAAGACCAAAAAAACAGCATCAATGTTCCTTCCGATGTTTTCGTATACGAAATAAGCGGTCCTATGTTTTTCGGAGCTGCCGATAAAATTGCAGAGCTTCATACAACCGATGCAAAGGTTGTTATTCTGAGAATGAGCGATGTACCCGCTTTAGATGCAACAGCAGTACATAAAATTCAAGCTCTTATTGAAAAATGCAATAATAAAAATATAAGACTTTTATTCTCTCACGTAAATCAACAGCCTATGAAGGTTTTGAAGAAAGCCGGCATTTACAAGCAAGTAGGCTCTGAAAACTTCTGCAGTAATATTTATGTTGCTCTTGAAGAAGCCGAAAACTTTATAAATACAAAAGAATAA
- a CDS encoding 30S ribosomal protein S12 has translation MPTFNQLVRKGRETATKKSTAPALQKCLNSLTKDLNDKSSPQKRGVCTTVKTMTPKKPNSALRKIARVRLTNGIEVTAYIPGIGHNLQEHSVVMIRGGRVKDLPGVRYHIIRGTLDTQGVAKRMQSRSKYGAKRAKKA, from the coding sequence ATGCCAACCTTTAACCAGTTAGTTAGAAAGGGCAGGGAAACAGCTACAAAGAAATCCACAGCTCCGGCGCTCCAGAAATGTCTTAACTCCTTAACAAAGGATTTGAATGACAAGAGCTCCCCTCAAAAACGTGGTGTTTGTACAACTGTTAAGACCATGACTCCCAAGAAGCCTAACTCTGCGCTTAGAAAAATTGCCAGAGTAAGACTGACAAACGGCATTGAGGTTACAGCTTATATCCCCGGTATCGGCCACAATTTGCAGGAGCATAGCGTGGTTATGATCAGAGGCGGAAGAGTTAAGGACCTTCCCGGTGTGCGTTATCACATTATCCGCGGAACTCTCGATACTCAAGGTGTTGCCAAGAGAATGCAGTCAAGAAGTAAGTACGGTGCTAAACGCGCAAAGAAAGCTTAG
- the rpsG gene encoding 30S ribosomal protein S7 codes for MKEGSKVPRRGNIAKRDVLPDPLYNSQLVTRLINNVMYDGKKGVAQKIVYDAFAIVKEKTGKDGLEAFQEAMENIMPTLEVKARRVGGATYQVPMEVRPERRTTLGLRWLSRYSRERSERTMRERLAGEIMDAINNTGGAVKKKDETHKMAEANRAFAHYRY; via the coding sequence ATGAAGGAGGGAAGCAAAGTGCCAAGAAGAGGTAATATAGCAAAAAGAGATGTACTACCCGATCCGCTGTATAACAGTCAGTTGGTAACAAGACTTATCAACAACGTTATGTATGACGGTAAAAAAGGCGTTGCTCAGAAAATTGTATACGATGCATTTGCTATCGTAAAGGAGAAAACCGGCAAAGATGGCCTTGAAGCATTCCAGGAGGCTATGGAAAACATAATGCCTACATTGGAAGTTAAGGCAAGACGTGTCGGCGGTGCGACTTATCAGGTTCCTATGGAAGTTCGCCCCGAAAGAAGAACAACCCTGGGTCTTCGTTGGTTGTCCCGTTATTCTCGTGAGAGAAGCGAGCGCACAATGAGAGAAAGACTTGCAGGCGAAATTATGGATGCTATTAACAACACTGGCGGAGCCGTTAAGAAGAAGGACGAAACTCATAAAATGGCTGAAGCTAACAGAGCATTCGCACATTACAGATATTAA
- a CDS encoding helix-turn-helix transcriptional regulator, protein MSKEVQFKNRDRYIQLGIAISTLRKMRGMSQEQLSEKANVSRSHISSIEAPGIVRPFSLEVFFNIADALDVDPADLINASVFPDNVLKNKK, encoded by the coding sequence ATGAGTAAAGAAGTTCAATTTAAAAACAGAGACCGTTATATTCAGTTGGGAATTGCTATTTCCACTTTGCGTAAAATGCGTGGAATGTCGCAAGAACAATTATCTGAAAAGGCAAATGTCAGTCGCTCGCATATCAGCTCAATCGAAGCGCCCGGAATTGTGCGTCCTTTTTCTCTTGAAGTGTTTTTTAATATTGCAGATGCTCTTGATGTTGACCCTGCTGATTTGATAAATGCTTCCGTGTTTCCCGACAATGTTTTAAAAAATAAAAAATAG
- the glnA gene encoding type I glutamate--ammonia ligase codes for MGKSVKDIISIIKENDIKMVDFKMVDINGQYRHVTIPAENFSEDTMKSGIGFDASNYGYAVVEKSDMVFIPDPDTAVIDPFCEIPTLSMTGNAMIIDNPENRPLAQYPRNIVLAAEKYMKDSGIADTMLILPEFEFYLFDQVGWEVQPNSIGVSVDANQSYWNSAVEGKGVVVAKQKAYHIAKPFDTSYECRSEMCMLIGDAGIKLNYHHPEVAASGQFEIEPQLGQMSKMADATMMIKYIIHNTALKYGKTATFMPKPIYGEAGSGMHVHMLLLKDGQPVFSDDNGYSHLSREAHYFMGGLLKHIGSLCAITNPSTNSFKRLVPGFEAPVTVGYATSNRSAVIRIPAYAKSADKRRFELRNPDATCNPYFCYAAILMAGLDGIKNKIDPHENGWGPYDMNLYNLPEEEKAKLKGLPTSLEAALDALEKDYAYLTEGGVFPEELIKNFIKTKREECKQMAAIPHPAEFDKYYNL; via the coding sequence ATGGGAAAAAGTGTAAAAGATATTATTTCTATAATTAAAGAAAATGATATTAAAATGGTTGATTTTAAAATGGTTGATATCAACGGTCAGTACCGTCATGTAACCATTCCCGCTGAGAATTTTTCTGAGGATACAATGAAAAGCGGTATAGGCTTCGATGCTTCTAACTATGGATATGCCGTAGTAGAAAAAAGCGATATGGTATTTATTCCTGACCCCGATACAGCTGTTATTGACCCCTTCTGTGAAATTCCTACTCTGTCGATGACAGGTAATGCTATGATTATCGACAATCCTGAAAACCGTCCTTTAGCACAATATCCTCGTAATATTGTCCTTGCGGCTGAAAAATATATGAAGGACAGCGGCATAGCTGATACTATGCTTATTCTTCCTGAATTTGAATTTTATCTTTTCGATCAGGTAGGCTGGGAGGTTCAGCCTAACAGTATCGGAGTTTCTGTAGATGCAAATCAGTCTTATTGGAACAGCGCTGTTGAAGGTAAAGGCGTTGTTGTTGCTAAGCAAAAGGCTTATCATATAGCTAAACCCTTTGACACCTCCTATGAGTGTCGTAGCGAAATGTGTATGCTTATCGGTGATGCAGGAATTAAATTAAACTATCATCACCCCGAGGTTGCTGCATCAGGTCAGTTTGAGATTGAGCCTCAGTTAGGTCAGATGTCCAAAATGGCTGACGCTACTATGATGATTAAATATATCATTCATAACACCGCTTTGAAATACGGTAAAACTGCAACCTTTATGCCTAAGCCTATCTATGGTGAAGCAGGCAGCGGTATGCACGTACATATGCTTTTACTTAAAGACGGTCAGCCCGTTTTCTCTGACGATAACGGATATTCACATTTAAGCCGTGAAGCTCATTACTTTATGGGCGGTCTTTTAAAGCACATCGGCTCTCTCTGTGCTATTACTAACCCCTCTACCAACTCATTCAAGCGTTTAGTACCCGGATTTGAAGCTCCTGTTACCGTTGGTTATGCTACCTCTAACCGTAGCGCAGTTATCCGTATTCCTGCTTATGCTAAGAGTGCTGACAAACGTCGCTTTGAGCTTCGTAATCCCGATGCTACCTGTAATCCTTATTTCTGCTATGCAGCTATTTTGATGGCAGGCTTAGACGGTATTAAGAATAAGATTGACCCCCATGAGAACGGCTGGGGACCTTATGATATGAACCTTTACAATCTTCCCGAAGAGGAAAAAGCAAAGCTTAAAGGCTTGCCTACCTCTTTGGAGGCGGCTCTTGATGCTCTTGAGAAAGACTATGCTTATCTTACAGAAGGCGGAGTATTCCCCGAAGAGCTTATCAAAAACTTTATCAAAACAAAACGTGAAGAATGTAAGCAAATGGCAGCAATTCCTCATCCCGCTGAGTTTGATAAATATTATAATTTATAA
- the tuf gene encoding elongation factor Tu, which translates to MAKEKFNRSKPHVNIGTIGHVDHGKTSLTAAITKVLAFQGKAQYEAYDMIDKAPEERERGITINTAHVEYETDVRHYAHVDCPGHADYVKNMITGAAQMDGAILVVSAADGPMPQTREHILLARQVGVPKIVVFLNKCDQVDDPELLELVEMEVRELLSSYDFPGDDTPIIRGSALEAIECASQDPSDPKYAPILELMKNVDEYIPTPERKADLPFLMPVEDVFTITGRGTVATGRVERGQLKLSEEIEIVGLEDAPKKTVVTGIEMFRKLLDYAEAGDNVGCLLRGINRTDIERGQVLAKVGSIKPLTKFKGEIYVLTKDEGGRHTPFFNNYRPQFYFRTTDVTGVIELPEGTEMCMPGDNVTISVELIKPIAIEQGLRFAIREGGRTVGSGVVSAI; encoded by the coding sequence ATGGCAAAGGAAAAGTTTAACAGAAGTAAACCCCACGTTAATATCGGTACTATCGGTCACGTTGACCATGGTAAGACATCTCTTACCGCTGCTATCACAAAGGTTCTTGCTTTCCAGGGCAAGGCTCAGTATGAAGCATATGATATGATTGATAAGGCTCCCGAAGAGAGAGAAAGAGGAATTACAATTAACACCGCTCACGTTGAGTATGAGACAGACGTTCGTCACTACGCTCACGTTGACTGCCCCGGACATGCTGACTACGTTAAGAACATGATCACCGGTGCTGCACAGATGGACGGTGCTATCCTCGTTGTTTCCGCAGCTGACGGCCCCATGCCTCAGACTCGTGAGCACATCCTTCTTGCTCGTCAGGTTGGCGTTCCTAAGATTGTTGTATTCCTTAACAAATGCGATCAGGTTGACGATCCCGAGCTTTTAGAGCTTGTTGAAATGGAAGTTCGTGAGCTTCTTTCAAGCTATGATTTCCCCGGCGACGATACACCTATCATCAGAGGTTCTGCTCTTGAAGCTATCGAGTGTGCTTCTCAGGATCCTTCCGATCCCAAATACGCTCCTATCCTTGAGCTTATGAAAAATGTTGACGAGTACATTCCTACTCCCGAAAGAAAAGCAGATCTTCCCTTCTTAATGCCCGTTGAGGACGTTTTCACAATCACAGGTCGTGGAACAGTTGCTACAGGTAGAGTTGAAAGAGGTCAGCTCAAGCTTTCAGAAGAAATTGAAATCGTTGGTCTTGAGGATGCTCCTAAGAAGACTGTTGTTACAGGTATCGAAATGTTCAGAAAGCTTCTTGACTATGCAGAAGCAGGCGACAATGTTGGATGTCTTTTAAGAGGTATCAACAGAACAGATATCGAAAGAGGACAGGTTCTTGCTAAGGTTGGCTCCATTAAGCCTCTTACCAAGTTCAAGGGCGAAATCTACGTTCTTACTAAGGACGAGGGTGGCCGTCATACTCCTTTCTTCAACAACTATCGTCCTCAGTTCTATTTCAGAACAACAGACGTTACAGGTGTTATCGAGCTTCCTGAAGGAACAGAGATGTGTATGCCTGGCGATAACGTTACAATTTCCGTTGAGCTTATTAAGCCTATCGCTATCGAGCAAGGTCTTCGTTTCGCTATCCGTGAGGGTGGTAGAACTGTTGGTTCCGGCGTTGTAAGTGCTATCTAA